From a region of the Corallococcus coralloides DSM 2259 genome:
- a CDS encoding bifunctional serine/threonine-protein kinase/formylglycine-generating enzyme family protein, translating into MGSPASSSPPDAWTPPEEFDEYRIVRPLGRGRTGRVYLAHDTLLERPVAVKFIPSLGSNALARFLVEARAAARIQHPNVVTLYRVGQLEDQPYLISEFIRGVSLDRLARPVPWERALGIGRDLARGLGAAHRRGVLHRDIKPGNAVLTESGEVKLLDFGLAKLLDRAEASEPTPPRAPLPPPELPADWDPESSPALGARSLDGVFLPSLPRGALVGTPYYMSPEAWAGEELTARSDVYSLGVVLYELCAGKGPFRDVPWRELSEAVRTRDVRPLLEVAPSVDPGFAAAIDKCLKRDPAQRHASAAQLLDALEALTREELPAVIPEGNPYRGLRAFEAEHRGLFFGRRREQRAVLERLKAEPFLLMTGDSGVGKSSLCLAGILPAVADGALEDGRRWRTARLVPGRRPVSALAVALAPVLEVEEEPLAETLRQDPTSLGRRLRAKLGTQGGLLVYMDQLEELVTLSPPEEAALAGAALGSLTEAAGGLRLLATGRSDFLTRLTAVPGLGPEVPHALYLLRALTPEETREAIVGPARVKGVSFESEAVVDALVASTAASDGGLPLLQFALAELWDARDESRGVMTQAALDSLGGVSGALARHADAAVARLLPDQRSAARGVMLRLVTADGTRARKTDRELVGDDPRYRAALEALVRARLLVAREGEGGTAYELAHEALLTGWATLARWLVEAGERREVQARLEAAAAQWERLGHARESLWGPRQLAEAELLDPSELTQREQSFLSTSRRTGVRSRRLKVGLVLGFLVSLGLVYAGLQWRERRILDVRVRGELASAGSELEAVRRERDALQAERAEAFQLYDTGHKADGDRSWAKAAGHGAQLSHHFDAVADRLERALALAPTRTDVRDALADFLYERALWAESEHEPVLPALLQRLRLYDPDGVRWSRWNTPAHLSLRVDAPGASAELRPVSREATGPEVVGEPLPSPGALPWTGLTVPPGTWQLTVRAPGHEVSVQPLLLSRGESRNVVLPLVRAGSLPPGFVYVPPGDVRFGSAAESSVRDFFNATPLHTVPVQGFLIARHETTYADWLQYLAALPAEERATRQPRVGTGGYAGGLALEPDGNGWRLRFQPGGVRYTARTGEPVRYARRSQRTEQDWRQFPVSGINFADAEAYVAWLSKSGRVPGARLCSELEWERAARGVDGREYPHGNRLGPDEANVDVTYGKDPGGFGPDVVGSHPASRSPFGADDMAGNVWEWTRSWLEPGRPVARGGSFTFNVTSARSSNRELPEASLRDVTVGLRVCADAPVSGG; encoded by the coding sequence GTGGGCTCTCCCGCCTCGTCCTCTCCACCCGACGCGTGGACTCCTCCCGAGGAGTTCGACGAATACCGCATCGTGCGGCCGCTCGGACGGGGGCGCACGGGCCGGGTGTACCTGGCGCACGACACGCTGCTGGAGCGCCCCGTCGCGGTGAAGTTCATCCCGTCGCTGGGCTCCAACGCGCTGGCGCGCTTCCTGGTGGAGGCTCGCGCCGCCGCCCGCATCCAGCACCCCAACGTCGTCACCCTGTACCGGGTGGGACAACTGGAGGATCAGCCCTACCTCATCTCGGAGTTCATCCGGGGCGTCAGCCTGGATCGGCTGGCCCGGCCCGTGCCCTGGGAGCGCGCGCTGGGCATCGGGCGGGACCTGGCCCGGGGCCTGGGCGCCGCGCACCGCCGGGGTGTGCTCCACCGCGACATCAAGCCCGGCAACGCCGTGCTCACGGAGAGCGGCGAGGTGAAGCTGCTCGACTTCGGCCTGGCCAAGCTGCTCGACCGCGCCGAGGCCAGCGAGCCCACCCCTCCGCGCGCGCCCCTGCCGCCACCGGAGCTGCCCGCGGACTGGGATCCGGAGTCCAGCCCCGCCCTGGGGGCCCGCTCGCTGGACGGCGTCTTCCTGCCGTCCCTGCCGCGCGGCGCGCTGGTGGGCACGCCCTACTACATGTCCCCGGAGGCCTGGGCCGGCGAGGAGCTCACCGCTCGCAGCGACGTGTACTCGCTGGGCGTCGTGCTCTACGAGCTGTGCGCGGGAAAGGGCCCCTTCCGCGACGTGCCCTGGCGCGAGCTGTCCGAGGCCGTGCGCACCCGCGACGTGCGCCCCCTCCTGGAGGTGGCCCCGTCGGTGGACCCGGGCTTCGCCGCCGCCATCGACAAGTGCCTCAAGCGTGACCCCGCCCAGCGCCACGCGTCCGCCGCGCAGCTGCTCGACGCGCTGGAGGCGCTGACGCGCGAGGAGCTTCCGGCCGTCATTCCGGAGGGCAATCCCTACCGGGGCCTCCGCGCCTTCGAGGCCGAGCACCGCGGCCTCTTCTTTGGCCGCCGCCGCGAGCAGCGCGCCGTGCTGGAGCGGCTCAAGGCAGAGCCCTTCCTGCTGATGACGGGCGACTCCGGCGTGGGCAAGTCGTCCCTGTGCCTCGCGGGCATCCTCCCCGCCGTGGCGGACGGCGCGCTGGAGGACGGCCGGCGCTGGCGCACCGCGCGGCTCGTGCCCGGGCGCAGGCCCGTGTCCGCGTTGGCCGTGGCGCTCGCGCCGGTGCTGGAGGTGGAAGAGGAGCCGCTCGCGGAGACGCTGCGCCAGGACCCCACGTCGCTCGGCCGCAGGCTGCGCGCGAAGCTGGGCACGCAGGGCGGGCTGCTCGTCTACATGGACCAGCTGGAGGAGCTGGTGACGCTGTCCCCGCCGGAGGAGGCCGCGCTCGCGGGGGCCGCGCTGGGGTCGCTCACGGAGGCGGCCGGGGGACTGCGCCTGCTCGCCACCGGCCGCAGCGACTTCCTCACCCGCCTCACCGCCGTGCCCGGCCTGGGCCCGGAGGTGCCGCACGCGCTGTACCTCCTGCGCGCGCTCACGCCGGAGGAGACGCGTGAGGCCATCGTCGGTCCCGCGCGCGTGAAGGGCGTGAGCTTCGAGTCCGAGGCCGTGGTGGACGCGCTCGTCGCCTCCACGGCGGCCTCCGACGGCGGACTGCCGCTGCTCCAGTTCGCGCTGGCGGAGCTGTGGGACGCGCGCGACGAGTCCCGCGGGGTGATGACCCAGGCGGCGCTCGACTCGCTGGGCGGTGTGTCCGGCGCGCTCGCCCGGCATGCCGACGCCGCGGTGGCCCGCCTGCTGCCCGACCAGCGCTCGGCGGCGCGCGGGGTGATGCTGCGCCTGGTGACGGCGGACGGCACCCGCGCTCGCAAGACGGACCGCGAGCTCGTGGGCGATGACCCTCGCTACCGCGCGGCGCTGGAGGCCCTGGTGCGCGCGCGCCTGCTCGTGGCTCGCGAAGGCGAGGGCGGCACCGCGTACGAGCTGGCCCACGAGGCGCTCCTCACCGGCTGGGCCACGCTGGCGCGCTGGCTGGTGGAGGCGGGCGAGCGCCGCGAGGTGCAGGCCCGCCTGGAGGCCGCCGCCGCGCAGTGGGAGCGCCTGGGCCATGCGCGCGAGTCACTCTGGGGCCCGCGCCAGCTGGCGGAGGCGGAGCTCCTGGATCCGTCCGAGCTCACCCAGCGCGAGCAGTCCTTCCTCAGCACCTCGCGCCGCACCGGCGTGCGCAGCCGGCGCCTGAAGGTGGGGCTGGTGCTGGGGTTCCTCGTGTCGCTGGGGCTCGTGTACGCGGGCCTCCAGTGGCGCGAGCGCCGCATCCTGGACGTGCGCGTGCGCGGCGAGCTGGCCTCGGCCGGGTCGGAGCTGGAGGCCGTGCGCCGCGAACGCGACGCGCTCCAGGCCGAGCGCGCGGAGGCCTTCCAGCTCTACGACACCGGCCACAAGGCGGACGGCGACCGGAGCTGGGCGAAGGCGGCGGGCCACGGCGCCCAGCTGTCCCACCACTTCGACGCCGTGGCGGACCGGCTGGAGCGCGCGCTGGCGCTGGCCCCCACTCGCACCGACGTGCGCGACGCGCTGGCGGACTTCCTCTACGAGCGCGCCCTGTGGGCCGAAAGCGAGCACGAGCCCGTGCTGCCCGCGCTGCTCCAGCGCCTGCGCCTCTACGACCCCGACGGCGTGCGCTGGAGCCGCTGGAACACGCCCGCGCACCTGTCGCTCCGGGTGGACGCGCCCGGTGCCTCCGCGGAGCTGCGCCCCGTGTCGCGCGAGGCCACGGGACCGGAGGTCGTGGGCGAGCCCCTGCCTTCCCCGGGCGCGCTCCCCTGGACCGGCCTTACGGTGCCTCCGGGGACCTGGCAGCTCACCGTGCGCGCCCCGGGCCATGAGGTGTCGGTGCAGCCGCTGCTCCTGTCGCGCGGGGAGTCGCGGAACGTCGTCCTGCCGCTCGTCCGCGCGGGTTCGCTCCCGCCGGGGTTCGTGTACGTGCCCCCGGGCGACGTGCGCTTCGGCAGCGCCGCCGAGTCCAGCGTGCGCGACTTCTTCAACGCCACCCCGCTGCACACCGTGCCCGTGCAGGGCTTCCTCATCGCCCGCCACGAGACGACGTACGCGGACTGGCTCCAGTACCTGGCGGCCCTGCCCGCGGAGGAGCGCGCCACGCGCCAGCCTCGCGTGGGCACGGGCGGCTACGCCGGAGGCCTGGCGCTGGAGCCGGACGGCAATGGCTGGCGCCTGCGCTTCCAACCCGGCGGCGTGCGCTACACGGCGCGGACGGGCGAGCCCGTGCGGTACGCCCGGCGCTCGCAGCGCACGGAGCAGGACTGGCGCCAGTTCCCCGTGAGCGGCATCAACTTCGCGGACGCGGAGGCCTACGTGGCCTGGCTGTCCAAGTCCGGCCGGGTGCCGGGGGCACGGCTGTGCTCGGAGCTGGAGTGGGAGCGCGCCGCTCGCGGCGTGGACGGCCGCGAGTATCCCCACGGCAACCGGCTGGGCCCGGACGAGGCCAACGTGGACGTCACCTACGGCAAGGACCCGGGCGGCTTCGGCCCGGACGTCGTGGGCAGCCACCCCGCGTCCCGCAGCCCCTTCGGCGCGGACGACATGGCCGGCAACGTGTGGGAGTGGACGCGCTCGTGGCTGGAGCCCGGCCGCCCTGTGGCCCGGGGCGGCAGCTTCACCTTCAACGTGACGAGCGCGAGGTCCTCCAACCGCGAGCTGCCGGAGGCCTCCCTGCGCGACGTCACCGTGGGCCTGCGCGTGTGCGCGGACGCGCCCGTGTCCGGCGGCTGA
- a CDS encoding response regulator, which yields MKNAVLTSPEGEPTASGGPAPVNSAKQRVLVVDDFDDAREMYAEYLEFCGFEVDTAKNGLEAVEKAQEGEPDIILMDLSLPVMDGWEATRRIKQDTRTRDIPVMALTGHVLAGNAEHALSVGADEFVAKPCLPQDLENKIRNMLKPSKAKPRSGQE from the coding sequence ATGAAGAACGCGGTCCTGACATCTCCAGAGGGTGAGCCAACCGCGAGCGGTGGGCCCGCTCCCGTGAACTCCGCCAAGCAGCGCGTCCTCGTCGTCGACGACTTCGACGACGCCCGCGAGATGTACGCCGAATACCTGGAGTTCTGCGGGTTTGAGGTGGACACCGCGAAGAACGGCCTGGAGGCCGTGGAGAAGGCCCAGGAGGGGGAGCCGGACATCATCCTCATGGACCTGTCCCTCCCTGTCATGGATGGCTGGGAGGCGACGCGGCGCATCAAGCAGGACACCCGCACCCGCGACATCCCCGTGATGGCCCTCACCGGTCACGTGCTCGCCGGCAACGCCGAGCACGCCCTGTCCGTGGGGGCAGACGAGTTCGTCGCCAAGCCCTGCCTGCCCCAGGACCTGGAGAACAAGATCCGCAACATGCTCAAACCCAGCAAGGCGAAGCCCCGCTCGGGTCAGGAGTAA
- a CDS encoding efflux RND transporter periplasmic adaptor subunit, with protein MLAVVWLAGACGQRSEEVAPTAPTVVSLGPENVVRVEPMKLENGPVISGTLQARRLASVRAEVGGSILDVLADQGQTVKEGQLLARVEEHTLREQVLAASSSLRVARNALQVAKTDEQRNQTLVKQGVITRRDFERTQLARTQAEGQLAQAQAQLKLAQDQLARTKVAAPFTGVVSERQVNAGDIVQPGAPLFVVVDPATLRLEASVPAAQLGQVKVGTPVDFRVNGYEDRAFKGEVERINPAVDPATGQVRIYVGIPNSEQTLLSGLFALGRVASQSKEALAVPVDALDTRQEPPTVQRISNGKVEQVAVTTGLRDDVAQTVEVRSGLKAGDVVLLGSARDLTHGTPVKLTAAPQGPKKQQRPASPPEAQQGVGGAGNASGGSGPGQAPAAAGTPTPPAQAPAK; from the coding sequence GTGCTGGCCGTTGTCTGGCTGGCCGGCGCCTGCGGGCAGCGCTCCGAGGAGGTCGCGCCCACCGCGCCGACGGTGGTGTCGCTGGGGCCAGAGAACGTGGTGCGCGTGGAGCCCATGAAGCTGGAGAACGGGCCCGTCATCTCCGGGACGCTCCAGGCGCGGCGGCTGGCCAGCGTCCGCGCGGAGGTGGGGGGCAGCATCCTGGATGTGCTGGCGGACCAGGGCCAGACGGTGAAGGAGGGGCAGTTGCTGGCGCGCGTGGAGGAACACACGTTGCGCGAGCAGGTGCTGGCGGCCAGCTCCAGCCTGCGCGTGGCGCGCAATGCCTTGCAGGTGGCGAAGACGGATGAGCAGCGCAATCAGACCCTCGTCAAACAGGGCGTCATCACCCGCCGCGACTTCGAACGCACGCAGCTCGCGCGGACGCAGGCGGAGGGACAGCTGGCGCAGGCGCAGGCCCAGCTGAAGCTGGCGCAGGACCAGTTGGCGCGCACGAAGGTGGCCGCGCCCTTCACGGGCGTGGTGAGCGAGCGGCAGGTGAACGCGGGCGACATCGTCCAGCCGGGCGCGCCCCTCTTCGTCGTGGTGGACCCCGCGACCCTGCGGCTGGAGGCCTCCGTGCCCGCGGCGCAGCTGGGCCAGGTGAAGGTGGGCACGCCCGTGGACTTCCGGGTGAATGGCTACGAGGACCGCGCCTTCAAGGGTGAGGTCGAGCGCATCAACCCGGCGGTGGACCCGGCCACGGGCCAGGTGCGCATCTACGTGGGCATCCCCAACAGCGAGCAGACGCTCCTGTCCGGCCTGTTCGCATTGGGGCGCGTGGCGTCCCAGTCGAAGGAGGCGCTGGCCGTGCCGGTGGATGCGCTGGACACGCGCCAGGAGCCTCCCACCGTGCAGCGCATCTCCAACGGCAAGGTGGAGCAGGTGGCGGTGACGACAGGCCTGCGGGACGACGTGGCGCAGACCGTGGAGGTGCGCTCCGGGTTGAAGGCCGGGGACGTGGTGCTGCTTGGATCCGCGCGCGACTTGACCCACGGCACGCCCGTGAAGCTCACCGCCGCGCCGCAAGGGCCGAAGAAGCAGCAGCGGCCGGCGTCTCCACCGGAAGCCCAGCAGGGCGTGGGCGGCGCGGGCAACGCGTCTGGTGGCAGTGGCCCAGGACAGGCTCCGGCCGCGGCAGGGACTCCCACGCCTCCGGCCCAGGCCCCCGCGAAGTAG
- a CDS encoding efflux RND transporter permease subunit — MFISDFAIKRPIITITAMVALVVFGIVALFNLETDEFPDVQQPVINVTIAYPGASPDTVEREIVEPIEDAIFAISGVDGKKTTSSSTDSLANFTVFFDFEKDIQEASQDIRDAISSKRADLPQEMEEPILTRFDPADQPIVSLVLTSDALDVPALSLIADPLVVGDLRSVPGVAQATVVGGVDREMTVQVRPAALQAAGLSVAQVVAALQAQNLAAPVGRLNTELQERTIRLKGRLETPEDFAQVPIAERNGRTLRLGEVADVFAGTEEPRTLSLYNGAQAVGIEVIKSKGYSTTEVADGVRERVKMLQQRLPANAKLEIVRDAGTRVENSVVNVQQALIEGALLTVLVVFLFLNSWRSTVITGLALPVSVLASFVSVWAFGFTLNTMSLLGLTLAIGILIDDAIVVRENIVRHVEMGKDHYTASREGTNEIGLAVAATTFSIVAVFVPVAFMYGVAGQWFKPFALTIACSVLVSLFVSFSLDPMLSAYWPDPQVEKGERRNFISRGLERFNHWFDRQADRYKGVIAWALDHRLAMVLLAVGSLVGAVALQGVFGGAGFVPVSDRAEIEMLVETPAGSSLDYTRRKVEEVSRLTRQHPEVAYTYTTIGVPLPLRSPGVDQALVYVRLKPKTERKASQEVLGKTLRQELLAVGGANVSVFTSGFGGAIKSIQLELRGPESKGLNQLAQQVMKEVKQVPGAVDVGLSTRGEKPELEVELNRGVAGQLNVTVGQVAQSLRPAFAGLDSGDWVDPIGETRDVMVRLAPQFRENPSQLSQLPLVVGTSPTGAPVTVPLGQVATVKQTVGPAQIDHLNREKVINVQANVAGRSLSEVMNDVQTRLEAVQVPPGYEVSTGGESADQQEVFGRVFLALGVAVMLMYLILVIQFGSFIDPLAILVSLPLSLIGVVLALVVTGDTLNIMSLIGVILLMGIVAKNAILLIDFAKWQHEKGMPLREALIEAGRIRLRPIMMTTLALIAGMVPVALGHGEGGDFRAPLGRAVIGGVITSTVLTLLVIPTVYEILTDGRAWMTGKLRRVFKAGGRAHGPAHGGGEPRPQPQARQD; from the coding sequence GTGTTCATCTCCGACTTCGCCATCAAGCGCCCCATCATCACCATCACGGCGATGGTGGCGCTCGTCGTGTTCGGCATCGTGGCGCTCTTCAACCTGGAGACGGACGAGTTCCCGGACGTTCAGCAGCCGGTCATCAACGTCACCATCGCGTACCCAGGGGCCTCACCCGACACGGTGGAACGCGAAATCGTGGAGCCCATCGAGGACGCCATCTTCGCCATCTCCGGCGTGGACGGGAAGAAGACCACGTCCAGCTCCACGGACAGTCTGGCGAACTTCACGGTCTTCTTCGACTTCGAAAAGGACATCCAGGAGGCGTCACAGGACATCCGCGACGCCATCTCCAGCAAGCGCGCGGACCTGCCGCAGGAGATGGAGGAGCCCATCCTCACGCGCTTCGACCCCGCGGACCAACCCATCGTGTCGCTGGTGCTGACGTCGGACGCGCTGGACGTGCCTGCGCTGTCGCTCATCGCGGACCCGCTGGTGGTGGGGGATTTGCGCTCGGTGCCCGGCGTGGCGCAGGCCACGGTGGTGGGCGGCGTGGACCGGGAGATGACGGTGCAGGTGCGGCCCGCGGCGCTCCAGGCGGCGGGCCTGTCGGTGGCGCAGGTGGTGGCGGCGCTCCAGGCGCAGAACCTGGCGGCGCCGGTGGGCCGGCTCAACACGGAATTGCAGGAGCGCACCATCCGGCTCAAGGGCCGCCTGGAGACGCCGGAGGACTTCGCGCAGGTGCCCATCGCGGAGCGCAACGGACGCACGCTGCGGCTGGGCGAAGTGGCGGACGTGTTCGCCGGCACCGAGGAGCCGCGCACCCTGTCGCTCTACAACGGCGCGCAGGCGGTGGGCATCGAAGTCATCAAGTCCAAGGGCTACAGCACCACGGAGGTCGCGGACGGTGTGCGCGAGCGGGTGAAGATGCTCCAGCAGCGGCTGCCCGCCAACGCGAAGCTGGAAATCGTCCGCGACGCGGGCACGCGCGTGGAGAACTCCGTCGTCAACGTGCAGCAGGCGCTGATTGAAGGCGCGCTGCTCACGGTGCTGGTGGTGTTCCTGTTCCTCAACTCCTGGCGCTCCACGGTGATTACGGGCCTGGCGCTGCCCGTGTCCGTGCTGGCGTCGTTCGTGAGCGTGTGGGCGTTCGGCTTCACGCTCAACACGATGTCGCTGTTGGGCCTGACGCTGGCCATCGGCATCCTCATCGACGACGCCATCGTGGTGCGCGAGAACATCGTGCGGCACGTGGAGATGGGGAAGGACCACTACACGGCGTCGCGCGAGGGCACCAACGAGATTGGCCTCGCGGTGGCGGCGACGACGTTCTCCATCGTGGCGGTGTTCGTCCCGGTGGCGTTCATGTACGGCGTGGCGGGGCAGTGGTTCAAGCCGTTCGCGCTCACCATCGCGTGCTCGGTGCTGGTGTCGCTGTTCGTGAGCTTCTCGCTGGACCCCATGCTCAGCGCGTACTGGCCCGACCCGCAGGTGGAGAAGGGCGAGCGGCGCAACTTCATCTCGCGGGGGCTGGAGCGCTTCAATCACTGGTTCGACCGGCAGGCGGACCGCTACAAGGGCGTCATCGCGTGGGCGCTGGACCACCGGCTCGCGATGGTGCTCCTGGCGGTGGGCTCGCTGGTGGGCGCGGTGGCGCTGCAGGGCGTCTTCGGCGGCGCGGGCTTCGTGCCGGTGAGCGACCGCGCGGAGATTGAAATGCTGGTGGAGACGCCCGCGGGCTCCAGCCTGGACTACACGCGGCGCAAGGTGGAGGAGGTGTCCCGCCTCACGCGCCAGCACCCGGAGGTCGCGTACACGTACACGACCATCGGTGTGCCGCTGCCCCTGCGCTCGCCGGGCGTGGATCAGGCGCTGGTGTACGTGCGGCTCAAGCCGAAGACGGAGCGCAAGGCGAGCCAGGAGGTGCTGGGCAAGACGCTGCGTCAGGAGTTGCTCGCGGTGGGCGGCGCCAACGTGTCGGTGTTCACCAGCGGGTTCGGCGGGGCCATCAAGTCCATCCAGCTGGAGCTGCGCGGGCCGGAGTCCAAGGGGCTCAATCAGCTGGCGCAGCAGGTGATGAAGGAGGTGAAGCAGGTGCCGGGCGCGGTGGACGTGGGGCTGTCCACGCGCGGTGAGAAGCCGGAGCTGGAGGTGGAGCTGAACCGCGGCGTCGCGGGCCAGCTCAACGTGACGGTGGGCCAGGTGGCGCAGTCACTGCGGCCGGCCTTCGCGGGCCTGGACTCCGGCGACTGGGTGGACCCCATTGGAGAGACGCGCGACGTGATGGTGCGCCTGGCGCCCCAGTTCCGGGAGAACCCATCCCAGCTGTCGCAGCTGCCGCTGGTGGTGGGCACCAGCCCCACGGGCGCGCCGGTGACGGTGCCGCTGGGACAGGTGGCGACGGTGAAGCAGACGGTGGGCCCGGCGCAGATCGACCACCTGAACCGCGAGAAGGTCATCAACGTGCAGGCGAACGTGGCGGGGCGGTCGTTGTCGGAGGTGATGAACGACGTCCAGACGCGGCTCGAGGCGGTGCAGGTGCCGCCGGGCTACGAGGTGTCCACGGGCGGTGAGTCCGCGGATCAGCAGGAGGTGTTCGGCCGGGTGTTCCTGGCGCTGGGCGTGGCGGTGATGCTGATGTACCTCATCCTCGTCATCCAGTTCGGCTCGTTCATCGACCCACTGGCCATCCTGGTGTCGCTGCCACTGTCCCTGATTGGCGTGGTGCTGGCGCTGGTGGTGACGGGCGACACGCTGAACATCATGAGCCTCATCGGCGTCATCCTGCTGATGGGCATCGTGGCGAAGAACGCCATCCTGCTCATCGACTTCGCCAAGTGGCAGCACGAGAAGGGCATGCCCTTGCGCGAGGCGCTCATTGAAGCAGGGCGCATCCGCTTGCGGCCCATCATGATGACGACGCTGGCGCTCATCGCGGGCATGGTGCCGGTGGCGCTGGGGCATGGCGAGGGTGGCGACTTCCGGGCGCCGCTGGGCCGCGCGGTGATTGGCGGCGTCATCACGTCCACGGTGCTCACGCTGCTGGTGATTCCGACGGTGTATGAAATCCTGACGGACGGTCGCGCGTGGATGACGGGGAAGCTGCGCCGGGTGTTCAAGGCGGGTGGCCGGGCACACGGGCCGGCGCACGGCGGCGGCGAGCCCCGGCCCCAGCCGCAGGCCCGGCAGGACTGA
- a CDS encoding ADYC domain-containing protein, with protein sequence MRTLQRVVAACFAVVAVGCGTESSEPEAPSLRTQVAEVVSPNGRNLNGRNLNGRNLNNTELGGMLVSVAYAGATSASGKALTNVRLQGSVFVGLDGPNPVTGTGFTGARFVGKLGDGSTLPVRVDGITQGSGGDSELWSYQVTYQGSDGSWRPVCQDANGGALPAIAVANRWNYLQGVAGGGEKIEDATAFTFACEGAAIAKCMHFGYKPWATVNGQSLAGHHQACTRMVRADFCGDGESHTTDGQWVNLYDGVGIQADTESWSVEAEWNEAGARCFTSQTRAQAPVTCSGFNPIPDCGSTSHFQSGTRLISEAP encoded by the coding sequence ATGAGGACGTTGCAGCGAGTGGTCGCGGCGTGTTTCGCCGTCGTGGCGGTGGGCTGTGGCACGGAATCGTCGGAGCCCGAGGCTCCCTCCCTGCGCACGCAGGTGGCGGAGGTCGTGTCTCCCAATGGACGCAACCTCAATGGACGCAACCTCAACGGCCGCAACCTGAACAACACCGAGCTGGGCGGCATGCTGGTGTCCGTGGCGTACGCGGGCGCCACCTCCGCCTCCGGCAAGGCACTCACCAACGTGCGGCTGCAGGGCTCCGTCTTCGTCGGCCTGGACGGCCCCAACCCCGTGACGGGCACGGGCTTCACCGGTGCACGCTTCGTCGGCAAGCTGGGGGACGGCTCCACCCTGCCCGTGCGCGTGGACGGCATCACCCAGGGCAGCGGCGGCGACAGCGAGCTGTGGTCCTACCAGGTCACCTACCAGGGCTCGGACGGCAGCTGGCGCCCCGTGTGCCAGGACGCGAATGGCGGGGCGCTCCCTGCCATCGCCGTGGCCAACCGCTGGAACTACCTCCAGGGCGTGGCGGGTGGCGGCGAGAAGATTGAGGACGCCACCGCCTTCACCTTCGCCTGCGAGGGCGCCGCCATCGCGAAGTGCATGCACTTTGGCTACAAGCCCTGGGCCACCGTCAACGGCCAGAGCCTCGCGGGCCACCACCAGGCCTGCACCCGCATGGTGCGCGCGGACTTCTGCGGCGACGGCGAGTCGCACACCACCGATGGCCAGTGGGTCAACCTCTACGACGGCGTGGGCATCCAGGCCGACACCGAGTCCTGGAGCGTGGAGGCCGAGTGGAACGAGGCCGGCGCACGCTGCTTCACCTCCCAGACCCGCGCCCAGGCGCCGGTGACGTGCTCGGGCTTCAACCCCATCCCTGACTGCGGCAGCACCAGCCACTTCCAGTCCGGTACCCGCCTCATCAGCGAGGCGCCCTAG